The genomic DNA CGAGGTGAGCCAGCGCCGCAGGACCTGGGCACGGGTGGACCCGTCTCACCACAGGCGTCTTTCCCGCCAGGGCCCCCCTCTagcccctcccttcccagccttgcCGCCTCCACAGCCCCAATCTctccgggggccccggccccaggcgaGGAGCCCTTCCCCGCGGGGCCTTACCCGCTCCAGGCTCTCGCTGTGGGCACCATTGACTTGTGTAGCACCCTTTGCtcacagctgctcctggggagaAATTCTGGCTCACCTAGGAGGCTCTGCAGGACACTTTgagctgcctgcaagcaagctgctgccgtTGGGAAAAGCTTGGATGCCAAATTAGGCCAAGGGGGCCTGAACCTAGGACCATTTGCCTATTCGCCAAAGGGGGGCATTGCACCTAGTCACAGGGAAGCTCTCCTCCTCGGACCAGCCCCACGGGCAAGGAtccccacagctctgctccactCTGGCAGTGGCAACACTTTCCCCGCCACCCCGGGGATACTCACCTGCACCATGTCCTTGAAGCAGACAGGGGCTggctctgcctggagaagggtTGCCATGAGTTGGCCCAGTGCTCGCAGGGACGGCGCATGCACACCCTGACACCAGAAAGGGGGACTGAGGCTGGGCACCCCACACAGACACCAACACAGCCAGTGGCTGCCAGAATGCggggagcctggagctgcacCCCCACCGAGGGGCGGCCGAGAAGGGCCAGCGGGTACCGGTGCGCACGGAGCAGCTGCCGCTGTCTCCCCTTCCTCATCCATCTGCTCCGGGTGATGAAGGCAAATGACGCCCTGGAAGCACTGAGCCAGGAGGCTGcagttttcctccctcctcagatgGGGCTTCACCTTGCtgtcaggagaaaaaagggagaggagacagagagcaggcttACTAGCACTCTCCAGAGCGAGTCAAAGGACAACTGGCTTTGTCCTGATTGACAGCCCCAAATCCAatgcccacagccccagcccagcccaaccagttgggctgggacacgcagcgactcccacagccccggggaCAGACCCTACCTCAACTGCTCGATGGCCACGATGGCCCGGGGGCACACCGGCGACTCCTGCGGCTCCTCCTGAATCACCTCCCGCAAGTTACAGAGGAGACATGCGCaaagtgggcagtgggcaggggcacaggagagccctcccacctgccccagccaCAGGCTCTTCTGCCAGACCCTGCAGacaccagccccaccacctctgcagctcccacaAAGGTCCCGCAGGACGAGACGGCAGCTCGCCAGCACCCAGACACACCGCACCATCCCCCCTGCCATGGCCTCATGCGCCAGCACCCAAGTGCCCCGCCACCCGGGGATGGGGCTCAGGGAGCTCGGGAGCTCACGCGCTGCCCCAGGAGACCATCCCGCCTCTGGGCAAACCCACCCCACGGCAGAGCCCACAGCTCCTCTGCGCGACGGCCCTGGCtccgggcactcaccagcagggtctgcagcagctcccgcttgcgGCAGAGCTCAAACCTGGGGCAGGCGCCCACAGCCCCGATGGCGAGGCTGATCTCAGTGACGCTCTGCACCAGGGAGAGCTTCAGCTGTGCGTCCTTGATCCCAGGGGAGGAAAACatgctttgagctctgcaaagggcCGAGGGCAGAAagcagcggggctggggagaATCTGCCTCCAAGCACATCGCTGGGAGACCGCACCCTCCGGGAGCCTAGCGGACCCCAGCTTGGCACCTGCACCCCAGGAGggaaacctcctctcccctcctgggaAAGAGCCTCCCACGGGGAGGGAATCAGCTGCCCTGGCTGCCGGACAGAAAGACCCCTGcggaccctggcccaggggagcaGGGCGAGCAGCGCCGGCACAGCTGCGACGGGAGAGGCGCGCACAGGAAGGGCGAGGCAAGGCCGGAGCTGGTGTCACCTGGGTGGCTTTGCCCTGCGCCCCGAGCACCCACCTGGCAGCCCTCTTGGTAGAGCCACAGGACGTTCCCTACGATGTCTCTCCTGAcatgggccagcagctgctccctgggggcgCGCAGTGCCATCCTGCTGTAGACCACCATGAGCGCAGCACGAGCAGCGCGGGTCCTCACCAAGTTGCTCTGCTGGAGGTTCGCCAGAGAAGCACCGAGTCATCAGCCcacggccccagctgtgcccggGACTCCACGCACTCCCAAGGTGGGAGTTGCCCCGCATCCGACCGGCGGTTCGTCTCCCCATGCACCTCCAGCAGCTCCCCGCAATGAGCCCCCAGGCCCTTTACCTTCTGGTGTTTCAAAGTGCCCATGAACGCCTTCACcgaggacaaggccagctggaagtggctctcggcacagcgggacacaactgaaatcattccctgcaatgcagcagaaacagggagtCGCTCCAGCCCCAACGCTGAGCCCTGGCCAGCTCCACCAGGACCTTTCCCACGGGAAACAGCAGTGAGCAGAAAACcagcaagggctggagcaggccacacggagcccctctgccctggggacAAGCCGAGGACACGCGGGAAGGCAGGGCGACACAAGGAAACCTCACCTGTGCCTCCCACAGCTCCAGGTAGTTGGCTTCTTTTAGATATTTCTGTGTCTGCTCTTGCACGTGGCTGAGGCACCCACAagctgccagggctgtgccaagagccttgtacaggaagcactgcaagagaagaggccgaGCCCTGGCTGTGCGGACAGCCTGACCTGGCAGGAGAGGGCCAGGCCACGGCACACCCTCCCGTGCTGGGACCTGCCAAGACGCCTGCAGTACCAGCCCCAACAGCAGCCAGCGAACTGGCCACCAGCTGGCCACTGGCGGCCCCGCCACCAGCTCAGCACGGGGGGGAAGTGCCTTTTtgggaaagagagtgggcagcagGAAAACCAGCCCGCAGGGCAGAGCGCCACTGCCAGCCCTCACCCCAGGCTGAgcctcccagggctctgctgtcGCAGTCCTCGGGCGCACGAGCGAGCAGCAGCGACGCCGCACAGGGAACAAAccttctcccaggacaggcggggagagctgctcagctgccggctcagctcctggctcaggCCCACAGTCCAGGCCTCATTCTCAATGAGCTCCAGCGATGGTTGCAGGAACTAGGGCGAAGCAGGAGATGAAGCAAACGCTCCCCTGCCCTTTGCCGAGGCCTTTGCACATCCAAATGGCCCTGGAGACTGTCGGGGCGGAGCTCCCCCTCATGGCAAtctgtctcccctcccccctcccccaaccacccCTCCTGCAACCTGCCTCTCGCTCTTCCCCAAAAGTGCCACTCGAGCCCCCTGGGCTCGGCACATGCCAGAAGCAGGTGGTGCCACGGCGCAGGGCTGCTCCGGAGGCCTCTGCCCCGGTCTCTGGCTGCATTTGTGCTCAGCTATGCCCAACGCGCCGAGAGCGGCTCCTCTGAGCGCGCAGCACCCATGGCTGGGGCAGGCGCAGGCTGCTCGGGAAGCGCCCGTGCCATTCAGTGCCCAAACAGGGAGCCCCCAGGTTCCTCCCACCCACTTTTCCTGTCCCCTCATTTGCCCCATCCAGCTGGGGCCCCACAGGGACACTGtaccttaagcagaaggctctcccactcggccacgtgcagggagcttgcggttgttcctgcaaagccagaggaagcaaaagccctcGCCGTTATTCCAGCGGgctccacagcagagcccaggggtggTCTTTGCCGTCCAAAGCCCCACAGCCTCAGGCCAGCGGGCTGACAAGTGCTGGCAAACCCGGGACCGTTCCCCTccaccaggctggggagctgaaggcattttcctgcccctccgcccccccagcCTCTCCCGCCTGCCAACACTttacctgccaggtgctgcagcagcagggggatctctgcggcccactttgctcccacggctccatggatcgtgctggggagcgcctgcagcagctgcggggccgccgctccACGGCCACCGCTCGCGTGCGGagacaccgccgccaccacctaggccagggcaggagagagacgggctcgcgcctgccccaagagccgcagctggcagcaggcagccgaTGTCTTCGCCTGGGCACTGCTGTCccccaggagaagcaggagcccccaacaggcaggggaggctcaggcaccctccgacagctcctgcctcctcccggggtgCCGGCACTGGCCTTGGCACCATCTCTCCTGgcctctcccctcagcccggCCACAAAAGCTCTTTCCCCGGGGACCAgctactcaccagcaggcgagccagcagggcctggggagccggcagaggggctgcgggcagaaagAAAGGCTGTGTGAGACGCCCAGCCCTGCCGGACCTTGCCCACGCCATGTCCCACGTCCCACACCCCCACGCGGGGCTGCAGGGGACCCCGGCCGCGCCACCTCCACACCGGCCCTGCTGGGCTCCCGTGGCTGAACGGCTGCCGACGAAGGCAGCTCCGGCATGGCAGGAACCAGCCCCTGGACCCCCAGTGAGAGCAGGCTGAGCCCACGCAGGGGGTGCCAGGGACACGCACCGCCCTAATACCACCCAGCCTGGCACAGCGCACCAGGACTTTCTGCTCCCTACCTTGCTCCACAGGCTCCAGGGCCTCGGacgccacctcctcttcctcacgctctgcgctctcctgtctctcggCCAGGGCACACAGGCAGCGGCAGAGCGGGACCAGCATgccagcgtgctgggctggcaccacatgccgcagcagcctcggccacaggagctgcaggcaagaagCAGGCCGTTGGGCATGCCGGCATTTCTGCCGCTCCCTCCCACTTCCCCTGGCATGGCTGCTCCTCCGGCACCggcccagcccctcggcctcggGTCTTTCCTAGCTCAGGAGCTCCGCTCTCGCcctggcttcctcctccaccttctctccctctcaccCACCCTGCTTCACACCCCTTTCGCCTTCCCTTTGGCTGCCCGGTTGGGGAGAGCTGCCGGCACAGCTCCCCCAGGGGCAGGTCACCCCCCACGGCAAAGGCGCACAGGATCCCtatggccccaccagcccctacaTCTCATGTATGGGACGCAGCCAAGACGCGTGCCCAGCGGGGCTTGCGTCAGCCGCAGCACGTGCTGAACGAGCAAGTCTGGCCCCAGAGCGAAACCCCAGCTCTTCGCTGCTGCTTTAATGGCTAAGATGGGGGGTCCCAGCGCACACAGGGAAGCCTCGGGCACGCCCAACCCCACCACTCATGCAGCGCACGCACGGAAAGGACGGGCGCGTTGGCGTGAGTCATGCGCGCTCCGCAGCGTGGCAGGGGAGAGGTTCGGGCCACGGGGAAGGCGAGCAAAAGCAtccccaggcaagaagcagcGGCAGGCGGAGGACAACTCACTTTGGCCACCCCTCCGGCAGAGACGTCCAGCGTGCCCAGCACGTGCCCGCACAGTCGCtgaacagccctttcttcccgggcttcCACTGCACAGAGGCTTCCCCGACGCCTGCGAGACAGAGGTGGGAAACACCCgtcactgccccttcccaggccCCGCGGTGCCCGGTGAATGCAAGGCCACGCCAGTGCTGCGGAGGATCTgctgcgcccggctccccgctgccagcgACACCCACGGCAGCGCGGCACAGCCGGGACGCGGAAAGCAGCCTGGGCGTCGCGCTCTGCCCTTACCAGTCTGCCCGAGGCCCGGCTGAACTCGCTGAAGATGTGCGCCACCACGTCCCACGCTGAGCAGCCCGGGGCACTggagcgcagcagctccccgatgaAATGCAGAACTGCCATCTGCACCTGCCACCGAGGCTCCAGTTACCACCCCGGCCCAaagccccaggggagctgcctttgcagcgctgcagcccttctggccGGGCCGAGACGAcgagggtgcagcagcagcccacgcTCCACCATCGCCACCAGGCTCTCACCCCGgaccctgcctttgcctgctgctacagccccgccaggctctgccccagggaaagggtggctctgcccctgcagcagcaccctccctgcccaAACCAGCTCACCTGGACCGTGGGGTCCCCGCACACAGACTGCACCAACTTTGCAAacaggggcagcttctccctcgtCTCGGTGGCTGCAagggacaaggagaggtgtgcgctGAGGCCGAGCCCCCATTTCCGGAGGGATTCCTCACAGCTGCCCAGCTTCTCgtgcaaagcagggccagactgcgacatcagaggaagcagcagcacccCGGGGGAACTGCATTTCTCTGGCCTGGGCCACTGACCTGCAGAGCGgaccagagcctgcagcacttccACAGCTGCCACGCGATcagccttgctcctgctcctcagcttgcagtacaGGAACACGATCGTCTCCTCTGGGCAAATTTGGGCTGCGGGGAAGAAATCACGCTCGCCATTAGCGACCAGCCTCTTCCCACACGGGCAGGTTTGCAAGAGAGCTGCCAGCACACGGCAGCACGGCGCGGCCTCTCCTGCCCTTaccctgcagcacagtgcagcggcacagctctgctttgtgctctgggCTGGGCGGCTCGATCTCATCACAGAGCTGCGGGAACAAGGTGCCGTTCAGAGAAAGCCGGATCGGCGCAGAGGGATGGAAAGGAGCCGCGCTGTCAGCTCTCGTCTCACGGGCAGCTCCGGGCGCGGACCCACGGCCAAAGCCCAGAGCCCCGGGCGCACGCagagctttgcagcagctgaggctgcccGGGAGCCGCAGGCCAGCGACGCGGCGTCAGGCCTtacctgctggtgcacagcagcgTTGATGGCCAGAAGCTAGGCCCGGGGCACGAGGGTCCGAGCGCCCACCACGGCCTCTAGGAAGTAGCTGAGACTCTGCAAGGCAGcgcaagagggagaggggggctcTCACCACCAGCTGCCCGGAAAGGGAGGAACCGGCATCGCGGCGAGATGCCGCGGCCTGAGCCCACGTCCAGGGAAAGCCCAGCTCGCACGGGGCTTCTGGCTCTCCCCCCTTGCTGGTTTCTTGCAGCAAGAGCCCGCGAAGCCTCAGGCCCTGGCTCTCGCGCTCGTGCCCAAAGGGGCCGCGGCTCCTCCGggcaccccgcagctccccgACGCCTGCCCGGACCCCCACGGCCCCCGGCCACGCCGCACCCCACGTCACCCCTCACCGTGGTCACCGCCAAGGGCTGCCGCACTTCTCGATActggtgcagcagccagaggagctgctcccaggcgcgCTGGCAGTGCTCCTCGGCGTGCAGCAGGACGCCCATCATGGCAGCCGTCACTCCAAGGACGGCCTGCTTGACCTGCCGAGggacggcgccgcgccgcgggctgaGGGTCTCTCCAGCGCTGGCCTGCCCCGGGTGCCCGCCTGCCCTTGCCGCGCGGGGGCTCGGGGCGCTTTCGCGGCCCGCCTGCTCCCTTCGACTCCTCGCCCAGCGCCgccccgctggccccggcccgTGGCCCCGCGGTggtgagagcagcggcgctcacctcttcctcctcgcagccccgcCACTTTCGGCTCGCCCAGCGCAGGAGCGGGGAGATGGGGGCGCAGAGCTGGGCGGCCCCCAGGCGAGGGAAGGCACATTTCTCCCGCTGGCCCAAGTACGCGCTGACGCCCCAGCACcactgctccacagctgcagcaCCCGGAGGGAGACGGGATGGCAGCAAAGCCTCTGAGCGGCCAGAGACCTGCCTCGCGCCAGGCCCCAGGCCGGCGGGAGGCCCCCGCGCCAGGCCGGCCAGGCCTCGGCTcgggaggagagctggctccGGGGAGGCGTCGCGCCACGGCCGGCGACGCCGCGGCCGCAACATggccttcttcctgccctctcccgcccCCACGCACCGCTGCCtctgcccggcctcgccgcccgcggcggccccggccccttcctccccgagcggtcgccccgcagcgcccccgcagggccccggcacCGACACTCACCGCCGCAGCCAGCGCGCAGCAGCCGCCCGCCTCACTCAGCGCGCCACCCAGGGCCGGCAGCGTCGTGGCCGCCAAGGGTgcgcactgcagggctgcagagagggcagggcggcgccTTTGGTCTCCGGCGCGTGCCCCCCTCCAGCCCGGCCCCGAGCGTttggggcagggcgaggagccccttctcccgcctctcccccACCGTCACCCGGAGCAGCCGGCCGGGGGCCGTACCGCAGTGGGCAGCCAGGTCGCGCAGGGTGACGAGGACAagctccgccgccggctcctccagggccctcGCGTGGCCCTGCAGCGCCGACACCACGGCAGGCAAGCGGGAACGGGCCAGCGCCACCAGGACGCGGCTCGCGGCCGTCCTCGCGGCGGCCCAGCGCCGTCCGCTCAGCATCACCAGCGGCATCAGCGGTTCGGGACGAGGTgcggcaggagggcagaggcgcCGTGGGGTGACACCAGCCCACGGCACCCGGGGAAGCCGGGCGCTGCAGggagcccttgcagccccgcggGACGCCCCCCTCCGCCTCACCTCAGCGCCTTGCAGCCGGTCCAAGAGAGAAGTCACAACGGCGGCAAAGGTAGCCGTGGCCCCAGGGACAGAgccagccgccctgccgccgtcctCGCCCCGCGCAGGTCCCGACCAGCGACCTACACGAGGCAAGAAACCTGCAAGGAGAGCAGCGGAGGGCTTGCACCGCTTTGGCAGCGGCGGGGATGGCCCCGAGTCAGGGCAAACGTCTGCCCAGCTGGAGGGCGGGGCGACtggaggggctggtggggccggctcggcgccgcctggagaagagcagcccgggggcagctTGGGGCTGGCCCCAAGCGCGTGACCCCGGCTCTCCCCGAGCCGGCCGCGCGGGCGCCAGcagctccccgtccccccccccaacaacgggCCAGCGGGGCGCCCAGCGTGGTGCCGGCCCCCACCTCGCAGCGCTCGCAGCACCCCCATCGCGGCAGGACTCCCCAgactctcactctttctctcttgctttcttgcttgccctccctctctccttctcccatcccttctctcccccttcctccctctgtctttctctgcctaAGCCTGGCCCTAATCTCAGGTGGGGCCTGAACCTGAGCCCACCAGGCCCTTTTCTGGCCTGAACAAAACCAGGTGTGCTGGGAGCAAggctggtgcagccctgcattgcctttggcaggccctttgcagcccctctccaTGTGGGGCTCCACACTCTCTCTCCCCCCTAACCCGAGGCCTAGCCCTCACCTggactcctcttccctgctgcagaggtgccgcTGGTCTGGAGACCCCCAAGGAAAATGCGGGCCATGCTGCCCATGTGCTGGGCTGCCCCTGCAGCCTGACAGAGGGTCCTGTGGCcacggccctgcctgctgccccttcctgggctgctgctgctcgcccacgagctcctgcagctgctttggtTTCTCCAAAGTCAGCCTTGGGGAGCTGACCCCCGAGGtcagtctttcccttttcttctcttttccccctttcccttttcttcttgtgtatttattcctcaatatttcttctagatttcttcttctctttcttcttctacttctccttctttctttttctttctctgtcactctttctcccttttccctttctccatctccctttctcattccatttttttctttccctctgtccctctctctcctgtttctctctcccatGTTCTTCCCCTCTTGTTCTCTCTAGTCTGCcctcactcttttcctttctccttctttcttgttccttctctctcccttttcttttttctttctcttctctcttgttctctctccttttctctgccccaTCTCTTTCTCTATAATTCTCACTCacttcttcctcactttttcctcttttctccctttcattccttattcctttccctccccttttctccctccttctcttctctctccctcctcattctctttccgtttccctctgtttctcagcatctctcttgctctttcctactccccctctctccttatttctctcgctctccctcttcttcctctccctttttttcttgctccttctccctctctccccctcctttgctctctcttgccttctctccccatctctttccctctttccctgtccctctttctttctccttctcttcttcactcttcctctctttctttctctgccaccctctttctccctctacctccctctcactttctctcttgttctctcctctccttctctgttcttctctccctccctctttttgcctccttctccctcgctgtcttctcttgctctttctcttcctctccttccgcATTGCTCTtcttctctcgctctctccctctcctctcccactttctttcttcttttttcctctctccttcactcttgttctctcactttctctctctccctctgtctttctctacctcactttctctctttccctggtctctcttcttcctctcctagctggccatccttctttccccttctgccttgccctcctttggcctctctctccttctccctttcattccttcaactctttctctccctttctgcctttctcttagtctccctcttgctctctttccctctctgtctctctctcacccccttcttcccatttcttcttctttctctcccccttttcctcccttcctccctttttccctctgccttttccttttccccccactttctctcctgctttctttttcccccgtctcttgttctctcttctttctcattctttctctgtttctccatttctccctccctctttctctccctcttttcccactttccctttctctttctttgctgcccgctttctctctctcctctctctctctttcttcttttccctctctcccctactttgtctcctcctttctccctcggtCTCCCTGCAGAGCGGCTCCTGCGGCACGCGAGCTCCCtgtgctggtgagggctggggccagggatcTCTGGGGGACCAAGTGCCCtgcgccctggggagggggatttCTGGCAGGGAGGAACAGCAGTCGCCTGTTCAgttgttcctcctcttcagatggagcttcctgtgtttcagtttgtgcccgttgcccctcatcctgtcactgggcaaacTGACaagcctggccccagcctctttacagcctcccttcagatatttcaacaCCTTGCTAAGATGCCCcctctgtcttcccttctccaggctgaagtcccagctctctcagcctttcctcatatgggaGATGCCGGGCTGGACAGAGGGGCCCAGACCCCCCGCCCCAGAGGGTGGCTCCTGTGCAGTCACGTGGCTGCACTCCTGCGGGGACATGCAGGAgtatttttctgctccttcctatcATCCTAATcagagcagcccccaggcagTAACTGCACCGCAGGCATCGCCAGCCCGCTTGCACTTTGCCCGTTGTTTCTCTTGGAGGAAGGGAACACCACGTCCTGTGGGTCTGCTCATACCCCCAGCAGCTGGTACGCTGGCTTTCACGCTCgtcttccatttgtttctaaTCGAACTACTTCCTGGGAGTTCAACCCAGTTTGACTGACTCTCCTTAAGTGTTTTAGTACTACCAGAGTGGTACTTTATTCACCACTTGCTCACCAAAAAGCAACCCTCCTGGTAGGctccacatttctttccttttctgactgggcacttctctccCACAGGCTCCATTCTAGGTAATGTAACTTGAAAGACCCATGTACAATAATCAAGTCACTTCAGGGTCCCTCTTAagattgcaatattttaataagaacagtTCATACAAGTAACTCACTTCCGTACAATCATGGAGTACAAAAGCTTCCCTGTCTCTAGGTACTATAGGTACTACTGCTCAGCCTTAAATATCTCTACAAACTCTTTAGATCGGTCATCGGGCATGTCGCActccttactaaaaaaaaaaacaaaaaaacaaaacaaacaaacaaacaaaaaaagggcacAGTAACAATGACACAAAGGTTATTCTACTAAAATTTAACAGCAGATGCTAATCAGGAAAAGCCTTTCATCTAAGTGGCTTCCTGACTCCTGTTCTTAACACCTGCCTCACTTGTGACAGTTAAAACAGACAGTAGCCTCCAACTGCCCTTCAGGTTCCACCATAGTCTCATGGACAAGGTACTGACAACTTGGGACCTAGCCGCCTAAATCCCTTGAGCAGGCCAGCACACTTCTCGCTTACGCACAGATTTTTATCCCGTTACTCGTATGAGCGCTCTCCTCTCCCGCTTGGGAAAACATCTACTCCTGGAGACTCTTGTACTAGCCGAACTAGCGGGAGCAACTCAACAGCTAAACAGCAATTCACTTGGCCCCACCAGCACATTCCCCATGTCAAAGGAGGCCTGCAGTTGTGAACAACAGTGACGTTTAAGCGACGGCAGAGAAAACAGCGCTGCTGATGTCTTTGGACCAACAGAAAGCTCTTTAGAaatgtttccacaggaaaatgctgATAAGCGGTCTTTCTACAAGGGGCTTTGTTACCCTGGCTTTTTCAGGAGAGCTCAAGCACTGCTTTTGGTAAAACGTTTTTACAAGCCCCAAACCAGCCTGCTGCGGCCTGAAACTGCTCTGGCACGGCCTGGAAGCTGCCCTGCCATGCCTGAAACCGGCCCACCGGGCCTGGACCCAGGCTACCGCAGCCCAGCTCAaagtcacccccaccaccaactccaaaacccctctctcctcaccctgcaaCTCCTccctccgctgagcccaaaaccactcccctCCAGCCTGTTGCATGTTTGTAACACTGGTTTACAGCAGACAACTTGAACACCACAAACCCCAGGACAACAAGCGGTTTTAGTTAGtagcctgcagctgggcagggaaagagcacTGGAGGCTGCCCAAAGGCAGCACCACAACtcggggagggaagcagagcattTCAGAGCACGACCGAGGAAGAGGCACAAAGCCCACAGAGCACAGGGACGCCTAGGGGAAATGGCCTCCCATTCTCTGAGttgccccaggcaccctgcagcacagACCTGGCTGGCAGCAGAACCAGAGACCCAGACTTCTCCCTTGAGGCAGGCCTGACAAATGAAGGTTTTCCAACAGATGACCAATatcagaaaggc from Struthio camelus isolate bStrCam1 chromosome 10, bStrCam1.hap1, whole genome shotgun sequence includes the following:
- the LOC138068529 gene encoding maestro heat-like repeat-containing protein family member 1 codes for the protein MVPRPVPAPREEAGAVVAAVSPHASGGRGAAAPQLLQALPSTIHGAVGAKWAAEIPLLLQHLAGTTASSLHVAEWESLLLKFLQPSLELIENEAWTVGLSQELSRQLSSSPRLSWEKCFLYKALGTALAACGCLSHVQEQTQKYLKEANYLELWEAQGMISVVSRCAESHFQLALSSVKAFMGTLKHQKQSNLVRTRAARAALMVVYSRMALRAPREQLLAHVRRDIVGNVLWLYQEGCQVGARGAGQSHPGDTSSGLASPFLCAPLPSQLCRRCSPCSPGPGSAGVFLSGSQGS
- the LOC138068434 gene encoding uncharacterized protein; its protein translation is MAVLHFIGELLRSSAPGCSAWDVVAHIFSEFSRASGRLVRAERDAQAAFRVPAVPRCRGCRWQRGAGRSRSSAALAWPCIHRAPRGLGRGSDGCFPPLSRRRRGSLCAVEAREERAVQRLCGHVLGTLDVSAGGVAKLLWPRLLRHVVPAQHAGMLVPLCRCLCALAERQESAEREEEEVASEALEPVEQGREQKVLVRCARLGGIRAVRVPGTPCVGSACSHWGSRGWFLPCRSCLRRQPFSHGSPAGPVWRWRGRGPLQPRVGVWDVGHGVGKVRQGWASHTAFLSARSPSAGSPGPAGSPAGE